From the Oncorhynchus nerka isolate Pitt River linkage group LG20, Oner_Uvic_2.0, whole genome shotgun sequence genome, one window contains:
- the LOC135563119 gene encoding GTPase IMAP family member 8-like — translation MSESPTELRIVLLSKNGSDNSTVGKVILDRGAFVQSRCEKVRGQVEGRHIAVINTPDPHISHDKLSEELHWCATLSDPEPHVFLVMLQPEKFTQEEGDRIRTSSVTGPLTTQCVFTQDCASGESNDKKSTVGSMILQKEALKSAFILNYKQCESASGKVNGKSVTVVKTPDFFAPHLTVKSLMQEMERCKSLSAPGPHGVLLVLKPENFTEENRNTFKLILSIFGKEAFKYSMVIITHEGVAGNPHLSQMIEECGGRHHDMYKQGSDHNVLTEKIEKMVEENEWRYLTSNEDTTLDTMTPKAQRLNVVLCGRRGAGKTSIANVILGQTESSPKSSSSVCVKREGEVCGRPVTLIELPALYRTHLTQEEVMCETFHCVSLCDSGVNVFLLVVPLGPITDEDKGELETIQKILSSRVNDFVMVLF, via the exons ATGTCTGAAAGTCCTACAGAGCTAAGGATTGTGCTGCTCAGCAAGAATGGCTCTGATAATAGTACTGTTGGAAAAGTCATCCTGGACAGAGGGGCATTTGTACAAAGTCGCTGTGAGAAAGTCAGGGGTCAGGTGGAGGGAAGACACATAGCTGTGATCAACACTCCAGACCCTCACATCTCACATGACAAACTCTCAGAGGAACTGCATTGGTGTGCCACTCTGTCTGACCCGGAACCTCATGTGTTCCTGGTCATGCTGCAGCCTGAGAAGTTCACACAGGAAGAGGGAGACAGAATCAGGACATCCTCAGTGACCGGTCCTTTGACTACTCAATG TGTCTTCACTCAGGATTGTGCTTCTGGGGAGAGCAACGACAAGAAGAGTACAGTGGGTAGCATGATCCTACAGAAAGAGGCTCTTAAGTCTGCTTTTATCTTAAACTATAAACAATGTGAGTCAGCCAGTGGGAAGGTGAATGGCAAGTCTGTTACTGTTGTAAAGACTCCAGACTTCTTTGCTCCACATCTGACTGTGAAGTCCCTGAtgcaggagatggagagatgtaaGTCCCTCTCTGCTCCTGGGCCTCATGGGGTCCTACTGGTGTTGAAGCCTGAGAActtcacagaggagaacagaaacaCATTCAAGTTGATCCTGAGCATATTTGGTAAAGAGGCCTTCAAGTACTCAATGGTGATCATTACTCACGAGGGAGTCGCAGGAAATCCTCATCTGAGTCAAATGATTGAAGAATGTGGAGGAAGGCATCATGACATGTACAAACAAGGAAGTGACCACAATGTGTTAACTGAAAAAATAGAAAAGATGGTAGAGGAGAATGAATGGAGATACCTCACCTCCAATGAAGACACGACACTCGATACCATGACACCAAAGGCTCAGAGACTGAACGTGGTGCTGTGTGGCAGAAGAGGAGCTGGGAAGACTTCTATAGCCAATGTCATACTGGGTCAGACAGAGTCCAGTCCAAAGTCCAGCTCCTCAGTGTGtgtgaagagagaaggagaggtgtgtGGTCGGCCGGTCACCCTCATCGAGCTGCCTGCTCTGTATAGAACACATCTCACTCAGGAGGAAGTGATGTGTGAGACTttccactgtgtctctctctgtgactctggaGTCAATGTTTTCCTCCTGGTCGTACCTTTGGGTCCAATCACTGATGAAGACAAAGGAGAGTTGGAGACCATCCAGAAGATTCTCAGCTCACGAGTCAATGACTTTGTCATGGTCCTGTTTTGA